The genomic DNA TTCGGCAAGCTGACGTTTTGGAAGGTGCTGCTGGGACTCATCCTGGCGGCCGGCGCGTACGCCGCGGTCGTCAGGTTCGTGTGGGGCCTCGGGGCTGCGACGAACCTCTCCGACGCGTTCCCCTGGGGGCTCTGGATCGGCTTCGACATGTTGGTCGGCGTCGGCCTGGCGGCCGGCGGGTTCGTGATCGCCGCGACGGTCCACGTCTTCAGGATGGAGAAGTACGAGGAGATCGCGCGGCCGACCATTCTCACCGCGTTCCTCGGCTACCTCCTGGTGATCGTGGCGCTGCTGTTCGACCTCGGGCGACCGTGGAACATCTGGCACCCCATCATCATGTGGAATCCCCACTCGGTGATGTTCGAGGTGGGCTGGTGCGTCATGCTGTACACCACGGTGCTCGCCCTCGAGTTCAGCCCGCTGGTGTTCGAGCGGTTCGGATGGAAGGTGCCGCTCCGGATCGTGCGGAAGATCTACGTCCCGCTGGTCATCCTCGGCGTGCTCCTCTCGACGATGCATCAGTCGTCCCTGGGAACCCTCTACGTCATCGCGGCCGACAAGCTCCACGGCCTGTGGTACACGCCTTTCCTCCCGGTGTTCTTCTTCCTCTCGGCGGTGGCCGGCGGCCTGTCCATGACGATTTTCGAGTCGTACATGAGCTACCGGGCGTTCGGCAAGCGGCTCGAAGCGGACCTCCTCCAGGGGCTCGGGCGCGTCGCCGTGGTCGTTCTGGGCGTGTACGCGGTCTGGAGGACGCAGGACCTGTACGTGCGGGGGAACCTGGGCAAGGCCTTCGACGTGACCCCGGAGAGCGTGATGTTCTGGGGGGAAGCCGGCCTCGGCGTGATCCTCCCGATGATCCTGTTCGCGATTCCGAGAGTGCGCCGGAACGAGAACGGCCTGTTCTTCGCCGCGGTCCTGACCATCATGGGGTTCATCGTGAACCGCCTGAACGTCGCGATCACCGGCATGGCGGCCTCTTCCGGCGTGAACTACTTCCCCTCGATTCTCGAGATCTGCGTGACCCTCTCCATCGTGGGCGCGGGGTTCACCCTGTTCGCCGTCGCGGTCAAGTACCTCCCGATCTTCCCCGAGGCGGAGGAACACGCCAGCGCCTGGGGCGCGGTGCCGTTCGTCGTGAGGGCCCGGCCGGCGTTCGGCAAGCGGGTGCTCGCCGGTCTCTGGGTCCTGTTGCTCGCCGGCTTCCTCGCCGTGGGTTACAGCCGCAACGCGATGACCCCGACCGTTCAGGTCGCGGGCGCCTCGGCGCCACCCTCGGTCGTCCGGACCGCCGCGCTCCGGCTGCCGGAGGACTTCGTCTTCCCGGCGGGGAAGGAGAGCCCCGGCAGGGTCACGTTCAGCCACCGGCGGCACGTGGACGCGTCGAGCCCCAAGTGCGGCGCTTGTCACAACGGACCGTTCCGCCTCACGGTTCGCGGGAGGCCGGTGTCCGGCGAGTTCACTCGGGACAGGATTCACGAAGGCGATCTCTGCGCGTCCTGCCACAACGGCAAGGCCGCGTTCTCGGTCCAGGACGCTTGCTCCGCCTGTCACCAGTAGACGGCGCACGGAGGGGGCTGGGAGCGACATCATGAGCGACGCGAAGACGGACCGACCGCTCCGGCATCTCTTGAGGGAGGACGCCGATCCCTGCATCTGGA from Terriglobia bacterium includes the following:
- the hybB gene encoding Ni/Fe-hydrogenase cytochrome b subunit, producing MTKGLFGKLTFWKVLLGLILAAGAYAAVVRFVWGLGAATNLSDAFPWGLWIGFDMLVGVGLAAGGFVIAATVHVFRMEKYEEIARPTILTAFLGYLLVIVALLFDLGRPWNIWHPIIMWNPHSVMFEVGWCVMLYTTVLALEFSPLVFERFGWKVPLRIVRKIYVPLVILGVLLSTMHQSSLGTLYVIAADKLHGLWYTPFLPVFFFLSAVAGGLSMTIFESYMSYRAFGKRLEADLLQGLGRVAVVVLGVYAVWRTQDLYVRGNLGKAFDVTPESVMFWGEAGLGVILPMILFAIPRVRRNENGLFFAAVLTIMGFIVNRLNVAITGMAASSGVNYFPSILEICVTLSIVGAGFTLFAVAVKYLPIFPEAEEHASAWGAVPFVVRARPAFGKRVLAGLWVLLLAGFLAVGYSRNAMTPTVQVAGASAPPSVVRTAALRLPEDFVFPAGKESPGRVTFSHRRHVDASSPKCGACHNGPFRLTVRGRPVSGEFTRDRIHEGDLCASCHNGKAAFSVQDACSACHQ